A single Arachidicoccus sp. BS20 DNA region contains:
- a CDS encoding M1 family metallopeptidase: MKLLKLSCIGLLACITAPMYSSAQTPTQADKSAYNPLETFDPSFYTFAGNEYRSANGAPGPKYWQNSASYTIHATLNEPDTTISGNVSIDYTNNSPDTLNYLWLQIDQNIFDQSSRGVATTVIGGDRFDVKGYTKGGEHIQSVSVVYKGKTYKIDPVITDTRLQVRLPFGVHPNGDKITVKVNYWFSIPEYGADRMGRLYTKNGVVYQLAQWYPRMCVYDDMRGWGTLPYLGQGEFYCEYGNYDYYITAPADMIVAGSGDLQNPQEVLTATEMNRLAKARKSDSAIQIIKEDEVGAASTRPKTSGNLTWHFKMLNSRDVSWAASKAFRWDATRINFPSGRKGISMAVYPVESQGYDAYGRAADYLKRSIEIYSKDYFEYPWNSAVVVAGVALGMEYPGIVFTSYKIKTRSLWGDVTHEIGHNWFPMIVGSNERRFMWMDEGFNTFINQFSSFEYNNGEYGNKHYPSISPRAGRMLSYEKDPLMTPPEAMGFRDVGLYYNKTSMALDILRNDILGADRFDYAFRTYIKNWAFKHPWPYDFFHTMDNAAGEDLSWFWKEWFYTTWTLDQAVTGVKYVDDKPENGALITISNLGKMVLPVTLDIKQQNGDSSTVKLPVEIWQRGGDWTFKYNSTSPIESVVIDPKVHYPDTNRDNNTWKAQ, from the coding sequence ATGAAACTATTGAAACTCTCTTGCATCGGGCTGCTTGCGTGTATTACAGCGCCCATGTATTCGTCGGCGCAAACACCGACACAGGCAGATAAATCGGCTTACAATCCACTTGAAACATTTGACCCCTCGTTTTATACTTTTGCCGGTAATGAATATCGTAGCGCAAACGGCGCGCCTGGACCAAAGTATTGGCAAAATAGCGCGAGCTATACAATTCATGCTACGTTAAATGAGCCCGATACAACAATCTCAGGAAATGTGTCTATCGACTACACGAACAACAGCCCCGATACGCTGAATTATTTGTGGCTGCAAATAGACCAAAATATTTTTGACCAAAGTTCGCGCGGCGTAGCTACAACCGTTATTGGCGGCGACCGCTTTGATGTAAAAGGTTATACAAAAGGCGGCGAACATATTCAGTCTGTGTCGGTTGTGTACAAAGGAAAAACGTATAAAATCGACCCCGTAATTACCGATACACGCCTGCAGGTTCGTTTGCCATTTGGCGTTCATCCGAACGGCGATAAGATTACGGTAAAAGTAAATTATTGGTTTTCTATTCCGGAATACGGCGCGGACAGAATGGGAAGATTATACACCAAGAACGGCGTTGTATATCAATTAGCACAATGGTATCCGCGTATGTGCGTGTATGACGATATGCGCGGCTGGGGAACATTGCCTTATTTGGGACAAGGCGAATTTTATTGCGAATACGGCAATTACGATTATTACATCACAGCGCCCGCTGACATGATTGTTGCGGGTTCCGGCGATTTGCAAAATCCGCAGGAAGTATTAACGGCAACAGAAATGAATCGTTTGGCAAAAGCAAGAAAAAGTGACAGCGCTATACAAATTATTAAAGAAGATGAAGTAGGCGCAGCTTCTACGCGTCCGAAGACTTCCGGTAATTTGACCTGGCATTTTAAAATGCTCAACTCGCGCGATGTTTCCTGGGCGGCGTCCAAAGCATTCCGCTGGGATGCAACGCGCATCAATTTTCCTTCGGGCAGAAAAGGCATTTCTATGGCGGTTTATCCTGTGGAAAGCCAAGGATATGATGCTTACGGAAGAGCCGCTGATTATCTGAAACGCAGCATTGAAATTTATTCTAAAGATTATTTTGAATATCCCTGGAACTCGGCTGTTGTTGTTGCAGGCGTGGCTTTGGGTATGGAATATCCGGGCATTGTATTCACAAGCTACAAAATAAAAACCCGCAGCCTTTGGGGCGATGTTACGCATGAAATAGGACATAACTGGTTCCCGATGATTGTAGGCAGCAACGAAAGAAGGTTTATGTGGATGGATGAAGGTTTCAATACATTCATCAATCAGTTTTCCTCTTTTGAATATAATAATGGCGAGTATGGCAATAAACATTATCCAAGCATTTCGCCGCGCGCAGGTCGTATGTTGTCTTACGAAAAAGACCCATTAATGACACCGCCCGAAGCAATGGGCTTCAGAGATGTTGGTTTGTACTACAACAAAACGTCTATGGCGCTGGATATTTTGAGAAATGATATTTTGGGTGCGGACAGGTTTGATTATGCTTTCAGAACTTATATTAAAAACTGGGCGTTCAAGCATCCCTGGCCTTACGATTTTTTCCATACAATGGACAATGCTGCGGGAGAAGATTTAAGTTGGTTCTGGAAAGAATGGTTTTATACAACATGGACTTTAGACCAAGCTGTTACCGGCGTGAAATATGTAGACGACAAGCCCGAAAACGGCGCACTGATTACCATCAGCAATCTTGGAAAAATGGTGTTGCCTGTAACGCTTGATATCAAACAACAAAACGGCGATTCTTCCACAGTAAAACTTCCGGTAGAAATATGGCAGCGCGGCGGTGATTGGACTTTCAAGTACAATTCTACTTCGCCCATTGAGTCTGTGGTAATTGACCCGAAAGTTCATTATCCCGATACAAATAGAGATAACAATACCTGGAAAGCGCAATAA
- a CDS encoding M1 family metallopeptidase — MKKTILFIACAFTLKAYSQQLYVPRNIKIAYEKGTRSMDGNPGKNYWQNKGVYDINVAVNPETKGVTGTENIDYTNNSPDTLKVIAIRFVNNLHKPQAPRSGFYAKDFLDSGLTITALSIGGLQYDENAKEWGTVGVVRLKTPVLPHATVNLKIDWNYPLSKQSGREGQIDSSTFYCAYSYPRVSVYDDYNGWDLLPHSDRQEFYNDFNDYTLSVKVPKDYVVWATGDFLNPDQVLQPAIAARLKASYTSDSTIHIATLDEMQQQKVTRQYDWNIWKFRANDITDVCFGTSNHYVWDGASALVDASTGRRASMQAAYNYAAEDFHHAVDFGVHALKFFSTQYPGVPYPFPKMTAFQGFADMEFPMMVNDSHVDNLPFAQMLQDHEMAHTYFPFYMGINETRYAYMDEGWATTFEYLIGQDEVGKEQAAETYKNFRIRRYINDPSTEEDQPIISMSTQVSGAGYGNNSYGKASLSYLALKDLLGDDLFKKALHHYMAEWHGKHPIPWDYFNAMSAGASQNLNWFFQNWFFTNNYIDLKLDKVEKKNGAYTITVSNVGGFAIPFDVKLTYADGTTAAIHETPNVWHSNEKQQSIKIPTSKTIKSVQLDGGIFMDYTPKDNVWNG; from the coding sequence ATGAAAAAAACAATATTATTTATCGCTTGCGCATTTACACTCAAGGCTTATTCGCAGCAACTGTATGTGCCGCGCAACATTAAAATCGCTTACGAAAAAGGTACGCGCAGCATGGATGGAAATCCCGGAAAAAATTATTGGCAGAACAAAGGTGTTTATGACATCAACGTTGCCGTAAACCCTGAAACCAAAGGCGTTACAGGAACGGAAAACATTGATTACACCAATAACAGTCCCGACACGTTGAAAGTAATTGCCATTCGGTTTGTAAACAATTTACACAAGCCGCAGGCGCCGCGCTCAGGATTTTATGCAAAAGATTTTCTGGATTCCGGATTGACCATTACGGCACTTTCCATCGGCGGTTTACAGTACGATGAAAATGCAAAAGAATGGGGAACTGTGGGTGTTGTACGGTTAAAAACGCCTGTGCTTCCGCATGCTACCGTGAATTTAAAAATCGACTGGAATTATCCGTTGTCCAAACAAAGCGGTCGTGAAGGTCAAATAGATTCTTCTACTTTTTATTGTGCATATTCTTATCCGCGAGTTTCTGTTTACGATGATTATAATGGCTGGGATTTATTGCCGCATTCAGACAGGCAGGAATTTTACAACGATTTCAACGATTACACTTTGTCTGTTAAAGTGCCAAAAGACTATGTGGTTTGGGCAACCGGCGATTTTTTAAATCCTGACCAAGTGCTGCAACCGGCGATAGCAGCGCGTTTGAAAGCTTCTTACACTTCGGACAGCACAATACATATTGCAACATTGGACGAAATGCAGCAGCAAAAAGTAACGCGCCAGTATGATTGGAATATCTGGAAATTCAGGGCGAATGATATTACCGATGTTTGTTTTGGAACAAGTAATCATTACGTGTGGGACGGAGCAAGTGCGTTGGTAGATGCTTCCACCGGACGCCGCGCAAGTATGCAGGCTGCGTACAATTATGCAGCGGAAGATTTTCATCACGCAGTAGATTTTGGCGTTCATGCGTTGAAATTTTTCTCCACGCAATATCCCGGCGTTCCTTATCCGTTTCCGAAAATGACGGCGTTTCAGGGCTTTGCCGATATGGAATTTCCGATGATGGTCAATGATTCTCATGTGGACAATTTGCCTTTCGCACAAATGCTGCAAGACCATGAAATGGCGCACACGTATTTCCCGTTTTATATGGGTATCAACGAAACGCGTTATGCGTATATGGATGAAGGCTGGGCTACAACGTTTGAATATTTAATCGGGCAAGATGAAGTGGGCAAAGAACAAGCTGCGGAAACATATAAAAATTTCCGTATCAGACGCTATATCAACGACCCTTCGACGGAAGAAGACCAACCGATTATTTCAATGTCCACACAGGTAAGCGGCGCGGGCTACGGCAATAATTCTTACGGAAAAGCATCATTAAGTTATCTGGCTTTAAAAGATTTGCTGGGCGATGATTTGTTTAAAAAAGCATTACATCATTATATGGCTGAATGGCACGGAAAGCATCCGATTCCCTGGGATTATTTTAATGCGATGAGCGCCGGAGCAAGTCAAAATTTGAATTGGTTTTTCCAGAATTGGTTCTTTACGAATAATTATATCGATTTGAAACTTGATAAGGTGGAAAAGAAAAACGGCGCTTATACAATTACCGTTTCAAACGTTGGCGGTTTTGCCATTCCGTTTGATGTAAAGCTCACTTATGCAGATGGAACAACGGCTGCAATCCACGAAACGCCTAACGTTTGGCACAGCAATGAAAAACAACAATCGATAAAAATACCTACTTCAAAAACCATTAAATCCGTTCAGCTTGACGGCGGGATTTTTATGGATTATACGCCGAAAGATAATGTGTGGAATGGATAA
- a CDS encoding D-sedoheptulose-7-phosphate isomerase: MKDIITHCINESINAKQQILQDADFINKIESAVTLISAAFQRGNKVWFCGNGGSAADAQHLAAELSGRFYKDRKALPAEDLHGNISYLTAVANDYNFDVIYSRLLDGIGSRGDILIGLSTSGNSKNVLAAFDTAKEMGITTIGFTGSNGGNLAGKSDLLFNVPTRDTPRIQECHMLLGHIICQLVEATIFE; this comes from the coding sequence ATGAAAGATATTATCACACATTGCATAAATGAATCCATCAATGCAAAACAACAAATTTTGCAGGATGCAGATTTTATCAATAAAATAGAATCGGCTGTAACGCTCATCAGCGCTGCGTTTCAGCGCGGCAATAAAGTTTGGTTTTGCGGCAATGGCGGCAGTGCGGCAGATGCGCAACACTTGGCGGCTGAACTTTCCGGACGATTTTATAAAGATCGTAAAGCTTTGCCTGCGGAAGATTTGCATGGCAATATTTCCTACTTAACGGCAGTTGCGAACGACTATAATTTCGACGTGATTTATTCAAGACTGCTCGACGGCATCGGTTCAAGAGGCGATATTTTAATTGGTTTAAGCACTTCGGGCAATTCAAAAAATGTATTGGCAGCATTCGATACAGCGAAAGAAATGGGCATTACAACCATTGGTTTTACGGGAAGCAACGGTGGCAATCTTGCCGGAAAAAGCGATTTGCTTTTTAATGTCCCGACACGTGACACTCCGCGTATCCAGGAGTGCCACATGCTGCTCGGACATATCATTTGCCAATTGGTAGAGGCAACGATTTTTGAATAA
- a CDS encoding acyltransferase family protein codes for MQTSILQTKKHFFALDGLRGVAAICVVIFHFSEFIYPSDDKSPIGHGFLAVDFFFCLSGFVIGYAYDDRIQKLGIKEFFISRLIRLHPLVVIGSILGFLFFIFEPSKAVNAYSFRELALIFLCSTLLFPYSGMDNRYNNNFGLNCPAWSLFWEYVANIVYAIVLKKISKFWLIIIVVADAIALLFTGYRAGNIMGGWAGSNFFDGLARIAFSFPMGLLLYRLQLKPKRHINFTLLAIILVATFCITKWNWLIECAIVIFVYPALIIFGANSVQNNTGKKVCTFLGNLSYPLYMTHYSLIWYFGYYHAANKWSIAQSWWITAAGVPVLIVFAYAVQVAIDTPVRKYFFRKRNKGLDKVG; via the coding sequence ATGCAAACTTCCATATTACAAACCAAGAAACACTTTTTTGCCTTGGACGGCTTGCGCGGCGTGGCTGCGATATGCGTGGTTATTTTTCATTTTTCGGAATTTATTTATCCGAGCGATGATAAAAGTCCGATCGGTCATGGTTTTTTGGCGGTAGATTTTTTCTTTTGTTTATCGGGGTTTGTGATCGGTTATGCTTATGACGACCGCATACAAAAATTGGGCATCAAAGAATTTTTTATTTCACGCCTGATTCGCCTGCATCCCTTGGTGGTCATTGGTTCAATTCTCGGTTTTTTGTTTTTTATTTTTGAACCATCGAAGGCTGTGAACGCTTACAGTTTCAGGGAATTGGCATTGATATTTTTATGTTCCACGTTGCTTTTTCCTTATTCCGGAATGGACAACCGATACAATAATAATTTCGGGTTAAATTGTCCCGCATGGTCTTTGTTTTGGGAATATGTTGCCAATATTGTGTATGCAATTGTGCTGAAAAAAATCAGTAAATTTTGGCTGATAATTATAGTCGTTGCAGACGCAATTGCCTTATTGTTTACAGGCTATCGCGCCGGAAATATTATGGGCGGCTGGGCCGGCAGCAATTTTTTTGACGGGCTTGCACGTATCGCTTTTTCTTTCCCGATGGGATTGCTGCTGTATCGTTTGCAACTGAAACCTAAACGGCATATCAATTTCACGTTACTGGCAATTATATTGGTTGCAACATTTTGTATAACCAAATGGAACTGGCTGATTGAATGCGCGATTGTAATTTTTGTTTATCCTGCGTTAATAATTTTTGGCGCGAATTCCGTACAAAATAATACCGGCAAAAAAGTGTGTACATTTTTGGGCAACCTTTCTTATCCTTTGTATATGACGCATTATTCATTGATTTGGTATTTCGGTTATTACCACGCGGCAAACAAATGGAGCATTGCACAATCGTGGTGGATAACGGCTGCCGGCGTGCCTGTGTTGATTGTATTTGCTTACGCAGTTCAGGTGGCAATTGATACGCCGGTAAGAAAATATTTTTTCCGAAAACGAAATAAAGGATTAGACAAAGTTGGTTGA
- a CDS encoding type II toxin-antitoxin system VapC family toxin: MATKIFLDTNIVLDYLLGREGELDKIEQIIDLAMENVFECYISETVISTSIYFLEKNKKPTMEMIRAFCRLCKILSYHSNTLYSNIESFNDLEDGFLYYLALHHKMNFFITRNIKHFKSQLPLLPALTPTQFLNSYNF; this comes from the coding sequence ATGGCAACTAAGATTTTTTTAGATACCAATATTGTATTGGATTATTTGCTTGGCAGAGAAGGAGAATTAGATAAAATTGAGCAAATAATTGATTTGGCGATGGAAAATGTTTTTGAATGTTATATTTCTGAAACTGTCATTTCGACTTCCATCTATTTTTTAGAGAAAAATAAAAAACCAACCATGGAAATGATAAGAGCATTTTGCAGATTGTGCAAAATTTTGTCCTATCATTCCAATACATTATATTCTAATATCGAAAGTTTCAATGATTTGGAAGATGGATTTCTTTATTACCTTGCGTTGCATCACAAAATGAATTTCTTCATAACAAGAAATATAAAGCATTTTAAATCTCAATTGCCTTTACTGCCGGCTTTAACGCCAACACAATTTTTAAACTCTTACAATTTCTGA
- a CDS encoding DUF6364 family protein, translating into MKTKLTLSIEESVVDKVKNLSKKRNQSVSSFVENYLRSLTSGEKQAVEKGSSFTENFRKKFPVTASKLINADYKKEWHKHLEEKYGN; encoded by the coding sequence ATGAAAACGAAACTCACATTGAGCATAGAAGAGAGCGTTGTTGATAAAGTAAAAAACTTATCTAAAAAACGAAATCAAAGTGTTTCTTCTTTTGTTGAAAATTATTTAAGGTCGCTTACTTCGGGCGAAAAACAGGCTGTAGAAAAAGGCTCGTCATTTACGGAAAATTTCAGAAAAAAATTTCCTGTAACTGCTTCGAAATTAATCAATGCTGATTATAAAAAAGAATGGCATAAACATTTAGAAGAAAAATATGGCAACTAA
- a CDS encoding glycosyltransferase family 4 protein encodes MNIVIIGSAYPLRGGGIATFNERLAREFAKQGHDTTIYTFSLQYPSFLFPGTTQYSTEPAPQDLNIKVCINSVNPFNWLKVGRELKNLKPDIIVVRYWIPFMGAALGRILRSVKKNNHTKIICIADNVLPHEKRIGDEQLTKYFVKPIDAFVTMSKKVLSDLKQFTNKKAQLVVHPLYDNFGEAISKQEARKYLNINDEPTILFFGFIRAYKGLDILLKAMKILVDESKTKSIVLPKLLITGEFYEDKEKYFSLIKELGIESLLILKTDFIPDSEVRYCLSAADFVIQPYRSATQSGVTPLAYHFEKPMLVTNVGGLPDMVENEKTGVVVDPDEVHVAQGIERLYDLGEAHFIPFIREEKKKYSWQVLVSTILETG; translated from the coding sequence ATGAACATTGTAATCATCGGTTCGGCTTATCCTTTGCGCGGCGGCGGCATTGCTACTTTCAACGAAAGGCTGGCAAGGGAATTTGCGAAGCAGGGACACGATACAACTATTTATACATTTTCGCTGCAATACCCGTCGTTCCTGTTTCCTGGGACAACGCAATACTCGACAGAACCTGCGCCGCAGGATTTGAATATTAAAGTTTGCATCAATTCTGTCAATCCTTTTAATTGGTTGAAAGTTGGTCGTGAATTGAAAAATTTAAAGCCCGATATTATTGTTGTACGTTACTGGATTCCCTTTATGGGCGCGGCTTTGGGAAGAATTTTGCGCAGCGTAAAAAAGAACAATCATACAAAAATTATCTGCATTGCGGACAATGTATTGCCGCACGAAAAACGCATCGGCGATGAACAATTGACGAAATATTTCGTCAAACCGATTGATGCTTTTGTTACGATGAGTAAGAAAGTGCTGAGCGATTTAAAACAGTTTACCAATAAAAAAGCACAGCTTGTTGTTCATCCTTTGTACGACAATTTCGGCGAAGCTATTTCAAAACAAGAAGCAAGAAAATATCTCAACATCAACGATGAGCCAACGATACTTTTCTTTGGGTTTATTCGCGCGTACAAAGGCTTGGATATTTTATTAAAAGCCATGAAAATATTGGTTGATGAAAGTAAAACAAAAAGCATCGTTTTGCCCAAACTGCTGATTACAGGCGAGTTTTACGAAGACAAGGAAAAATATTTTTCGCTGATAAAAGAATTAGGAATTGAATCGCTACTGATTTTAAAAACCGATTTCATTCCCGACAGCGAAGTGCGTTATTGTTTAAGCGCGGCGGATTTTGTAATACAGCCTTACCGCAGCGCCACGCAAAGCGGCGTAACGCCTTTGGCATATCATTTTGAAAAACCGATGCTCGTAACCAACGTCGGCGGATTGCCCGATATGGTCGAAAATGAAAAAACAGGCGTCGTGGTTGACCCTGACGAAGTGCACGTGGCGCAAGGCATTGAGCGATTGTACGACCTTGGCGAAGCACATTTTATTCCATTTATCCGGGAAGAAAAAAAGAAATACAGCTGGCAGGTTTTGGTAAGTACTATTTTAGAAACCGGCTAA
- the rseP gene encoding RIP metalloprotease RseP: protein MFLATIPWATVGIKAAQLILSLSILVILHEFGHYITAKIFKCRVEKFYLFFDAWFSIVKKKVGETEYGIGWIPLGGYVKITGMIDESMDKEQMKLPPQPYEFRSKPAWQRLIIMLAGITMNILLGFTIYSMMLWHWGDTYTPAQKLPYGIYADSLAQKVGLQSGDIITAIDGKPTTRFEEIPLDILLNNVKTITVNRGGNAVNISLPSDLASQVINKKLHFLTATDIRIPIQTLDSIVDTSAAKKAGFLKNDLVIGVNNQPVKFWDEFSSAIKSNINKPVAVQVLRNQKDTVILNVTVPESGTIGVSYSTKDLDKIIPTDTIRYSFFGAIPAGISKGCGTLVSYVRQLRILFGGKINVAQNVGGPVSIANLFPAMWDWQSFWSLTAFLSMMLAIMNLLPIPGLDGGHALFCIYEIITRRKPSDKFMEYAQVAGMIILFGLMIFAFGNDIFKLFKK, encoded by the coding sequence ATGTTTTTAGCAACAATACCTTGGGCTACAGTTGGCATCAAAGCCGCACAACTAATTTTATCGTTATCTATACTTGTTATCCTGCACGAATTCGGGCATTACATCACGGCAAAAATTTTTAAGTGTCGCGTAGAAAAATTCTACCTTTTTTTCGACGCATGGTTTTCTATTGTAAAGAAAAAAGTGGGCGAAACAGAATACGGCATCGGTTGGATTCCATTAGGCGGCTACGTAAAAATTACGGGCATGATTGACGAAAGCATGGACAAAGAGCAAATGAAACTGCCGCCGCAACCTTACGAATTTCGCAGCAAACCCGCATGGCAAAGATTAATCATTATGCTTGCAGGTATTACGATGAATATTTTATTAGGCTTTACCATTTATTCAATGATGTTGTGGCATTGGGGCGATACATACACGCCTGCGCAAAAATTGCCTTATGGAATTTATGCAGATTCGCTGGCGCAAAAAGTTGGTTTGCAAAGCGGCGATATTATCACAGCGATTGACGGAAAACCCACCACAAGATTTGAAGAAATTCCTTTGGATATTTTGCTGAACAATGTAAAAACCATTACCGTTAATCGCGGCGGGAATGCTGTAAACATCAGCCTTCCAAGTGATTTAGCTTCACAGGTTATCAATAAAAAACTACATTTTTTAACGGCAACAGATATTCGTATTCCTATTCAAACTTTGGACAGCATTGTGGATACTTCTGCCGCGAAAAAAGCAGGATTTTTAAAGAATGACTTAGTCATTGGCGTTAATAATCAGCCTGTAAAATTCTGGGACGAATTTTCATCAGCCATAAAATCAAACATTAATAAACCTGTTGCCGTGCAGGTTTTACGCAATCAAAAAGATACTGTAATATTAAACGTTACAGTTCCCGAAAGCGGTACGATTGGCGTATCTTATTCGACAAAAGACTTAGATAAAATTATTCCAACAGATACCATTCGTTATTCATTCTTCGGTGCAATTCCTGCGGGCATTTCAAAAGGTTGCGGCACATTGGTTTCTTATGTAAGACAATTAAGAATATTGTTTGGCGGCAAAATAAACGTGGCGCAGAATGTAGGCGGTCCCGTAAGCATTGCTAATCTTTTCCCTGCAATGTGGGACTGGCAATCGTTCTGGTCGCTCACTGCGTTTTTATCCATGATGCTGGCGATTATGAATTTACTGCCCATTCCGGGATTGGACGGCGGACACGCATTGTTCTGCATTTACGAAATCATCACACGCAGAAAACCGAGCGACAAATTCATGGAGTACGCCCAGGTTGCCGGCATGATTATTCTATTCGGACTAATGATTTTCGCGTTTGGTAATGATATTTTCAAGCTGTTTAAAAAATAA
- a CDS encoding 1-deoxy-D-xylulose-5-phosphate reductoisomerase, translating into MTTFSQTFPKNPAQFLNSSKTNIFTSLEFFEKMMQKKRIAIFGSTGSIGRQALDVIEANPDLFSVEVLTASNNHELLIQQALKFNPNIVVIANEAKFSLVQSALLNTNVKVFAGEQSVIDVAGLDVYDFMVAAIVGFAGLKPTLKALENGKPVGLANKETLVVAGDIVMRTAYEKRVPIIPIDSEHSAIFQCLVGEGTNKIDRVILTASGGPFLGRKPNYLVNVKREHAIQHPNWNMGAKISIDSATMMNKGLEMIEAKWLFHLKPQQIQVVVHPQSIIHSLVEFEDGSIKAQMGLPDMKVPIQYALSFPHRIKANFPRYNFRKPDTLTFEEPDLKTFRNLVLASEALNKGGNMPCILNAANELAVYAFLHNRVGFLEMTEVIEKTMTKINFIENPTLEDYFETDAEARNFAATLVNL; encoded by the coding sequence ATGACAACATTTTCCCAAACATTCCCAAAAAATCCTGCGCAATTTCTCAATTCAAGCAAAACCAATATCTTTACAAGCCTTGAATTTTTTGAAAAAATGATGCAGAAAAAACGAATAGCCATATTTGGTTCTACGGGTTCTATCGGTCGGCAGGCGCTGGATGTGATTGAAGCCAATCCTGATTTATTTTCCGTAGAAGTGCTCACGGCGTCCAACAATCACGAGTTGCTGATTCAGCAGGCTTTAAAATTTAATCCCAATATTGTGGTCATCGCCAATGAAGCAAAGTTTTCTTTGGTGCAGTCTGCGTTGCTCAATACCAATGTCAAAGTATTTGCCGGCGAGCAGTCTGTGATTGACGTTGCAGGCTTGGATGTATATGATTTTATGGTTGCGGCAATTGTGGGTTTTGCAGGTTTAAAGCCGACACTCAAAGCATTGGAAAACGGCAAACCCGTTGGCTTGGCAAATAAAGAAACGCTCGTAGTTGCGGGCGATATTGTAATGCGCACGGCTTACGAAAAGCGCGTTCCCATTATCCCGATTGACAGCGAACATTCTGCCATTTTTCAATGTTTGGTAGGCGAGGGAACAAATAAAATTGACCGCGTGATTTTGACCGCAAGCGGCGGACCTTTTTTGGGCAGAAAGCCGAATTACTTGGTCAATGTAAAACGCGAACACGCCATTCAGCACCCCAACTGGAACATGGGTGCAAAAATTTCCATTGACTCTGCAACCATGATGAATAAAGGGCTTGAGATGATTGAAGCAAAATGGTTGTTCCATTTAAAGCCGCAGCAAATTCAGGTGGTCGTTCATCCGCAAAGTATTATTCACAGCCTTGTGGAGTTTGAAGACGGCAGCATCAAAGCGCAAATGGGCTTGCCCGATATGAAAGTACCTATTCAATATGCGTTGAGTTTTCCGCACAGGATTAAAGCCAATTTCCCGCGCTACAATTTCAGAAAACCCGACACGCTTACGTTTGAAGAACCCGATTTAAAGACTTTCCGCAATCTGGTGCTGGCTTCCGAAGCGTTAAACAAAGGCGGCAATATGCCTTGTATTTTAAATGCAGCAAACGAACTTGCCGTGTACGCTTTTCTGCACAACAGGGTTGGCTTTTTGGAAATGACCGAAGTAATTGAAAAAACCATGACCAAGATAAATTTCATCGAAAACCCTACTCTGGAAGATTATTTTGAAACCGACGCAGAAGCACGCAATTTTGCAGCGACTTTGGTAAACTTATAA
- a CDS encoding RNA polymerase sigma factor, which translates to MNPTAIFTERILPLKDKLLRVSFSIVRQVEEAEDIVQEVMLKIWSKRDEWANLDNCEAYCMTMTRNNSIDFLRRKKIQLQTLDSAQIVSSKEANPLEKVTDKETFLQIQEAMQALPEKQFLSIQLREVEGKSYNEIAELLSITIEQVKVNIHRARTSIRAQLTKQFNHGI; encoded by the coding sequence ATGAATCCGACAGCAATATTTACCGAACGAATTCTGCCTTTGAAGGACAAGCTTTTGCGCGTGTCTTTCAGCATCGTTCGGCAAGTAGAAGAAGCGGAAGATATTGTGCAGGAAGTGATGTTAAAAATCTGGAGCAAGCGCGATGAGTGGGCAAATCTGGATAATTGCGAAGCATATTGTATGACAATGACACGCAACAATAGCATTGATTTTTTAAGAAGAAAAAAAATACAGTTACAAACATTAGACAGTGCGCAAATTGTTTCATCAAAAGAGGCAAACCCTTTGGAAAAGGTTACAGACAAAGAAACATTTTTACAAATTCAGGAAGCCATGCAGGCGCTACCGGAGAAGCAATTTTTATCTATCCAATTGCGCGAAGTAGAAGGAAAATCATATAATGAAATTGCAGAATTATTAAGCATAACCATCGAGCAAGTGAAAGTAAATATTCATCGTGCACGCACAAGCATTCGCGCGCAGCTTACAAAACAATTCAATCATGGAATATAA